The following are encoded in a window of Populus alba unplaced genomic scaffold, ASM523922v2 scaf18, whole genome shotgun sequence genomic DNA:
- the LOC118056179 gene encoding autophagy-related protein 13a, protein MDMHGNSHPDSGKLEQIISQFLLKSLHIILDSRIPSLHPHDRSRELSSTSRVKKSDKWFNLVLGDRPAALDNLNFWHRNLTDPMIIDVLLVRQPSTPSTSMDNLYAGTSVETVIERWVVQYESLRVMPPQTGENSASYKKTYKKSIILLRSLYSHMRLLPAYRVFRQLSSSSQTYNFHIIYKVSSFCEPFSRADEEAMKELSFVPVEALPGRLCVSVTYRSTLSDFKLEPVTTMTPKIIMDYVGSPTTDPLRSLPSSEKGVGATSFLLRGMQPHVSSPFPRPHSWTSGFHRAAHMVNQPVGGSPPAYRTSRMPCDFPSPSNDMYGNRVQNYRPSTPQKANYHDEYQLSPPFSSSMSPSTPTHFYTGSPVLARDTSETAPVTIPLPISGGRSSRYLSPNFSDSSRHSLPPLSPRSTRHDSSSQESPSGIRSIKKLEAIRIAELNSGNVNHYSGQKLKDSKDDSGRFSGLLSSSGSPRVGFSRSSSRLSFQDDLDDDDDFSCPFDVDDVDTSDSHASQNLYGKKNLESSSHAASIGKKSQDAAVGILVHMLRTAPPLRQDPSCYSSHSLRTNVEEGMSTASGFFLPRKTADALEELRSYREMKDLLLSKSGTRVVSKEEA, encoded by the exons ATGGATATGCATGGTAATTCTCACCCTGATTCTGGAAAACTAGAACAAATTATTTCCCAGTTTCTATTGAAGAGCTTGCACATCATCTTGGACTCAAGAATCCCTTCTCTTCATCCCCATGATCGCAGCAGGGAACTTTCTTCCACTTCTCGTGTCAAAAAGAGCGACAAATGGTTCAATTTAGTTCTCGGAGACCGCCCTGCTGCTCTCGATAACTTGAATTTTTGGCACAGAAATCTCACGGATCCCATGATAATTGATGTACTACTTGTTCGCCAACCGTCTACTCCGTCTACATCCATGGACAATTTGTATGCTGGGACATCTGTGGAGACAGTTATAGAGAGGTGGGTTGTTCAGTATGAGTCACTGCGGGTTATGCCTCCCCAGACCGGTGAAAATTCTGCCTCTTACAAGAAGACATATAAGAAGTCCATCATACTTTTACGCTCTCTTTACTCTCATATGAGGCTTCTCCCCGCATACAGGGTCTTTCGCCAGCTAAGCTCATCTTCTCAAACTTACAATTTCCATATCATTTACAAAGTTTCTTCATTTTGCGAACCGTTCTCCAGGGCTGATGAGGAAGCAATGAAGGAGCTCAGTTTTGTCCCCGTTGAGGCCCTTCCTGGCCGCCTTTGTGTATCTGTGACCTATCGTTCGACACTATCTGATTTCAAGCTTGAGCCCGTGACAACGATGACACCAAAGATTATAATGGACTATGTCGGTAGCCCTACCACAGACCCTCTTAGGTCTTTACCCTCTTCAGAGAAGGGCGTGGGTGCTACGTCCTTTCTATTGAGAGGAATGCAACCACAtgtttcttctccttttccacGCCCGCATAGCTGGACAAGCGGCTTCCATAGAGCAGCTCATATGGTGAACCAACCTGTTGGTGGATCTCCGCCAGCTTATCGCACATCTCGCATGCCATGTGATTTTCCATCCCCCTCTAATGATATGTACGGTAATAGAGTCCAAAACTATAGACCATCAACTCCTCAAAAGGCCAATTATCACGATGAGTACCAGCTTTCTCCTCCATTCTCATCATCTATGTCCCCTTCTACGCCAACGCACTTCTACACCGGTAGTCCTGTCCTAGCTCGTGATACTTCAGAAACTGCACCCGTTACTATTCCACTTCCTATATCAGGCGGCAGAAGTTCGAGATACCTTTCTCCTAACTTTTCTGATTCGAGTAGGCATTCTCTTCCACCTTTATCTCCCAGAAGCACAAGGCATGATTCATCATCACAGGAGTCTCCTTCTGGAATTCGATCAATCAAGAAATTAGAAGCTATAAGGATTGCAGAGTTAAACTCTGGCAATGTAAATCATTATTCTGGTCAGAAG ttAAAAGATAGCAAAGATGATTCAGGGCGGTTCTCAGGATTGTTATCTTCTAGTGGCTCTCCACGCGTTGGTTTTTCCAGAAGTTCAAGTAGATTATCTTTCCAAGATGActtagatgatgatgatgatttctCGTGTCCTTTTGATGTTGATGATGTTGATACATCAGATTCTCATGCCAG TCAGAACCTTTATGGGAAGAAAAACTTGGAGTCCAGTTCCCACGCTGCATCAATAGGGAAAAAATCTCAAGATGCAGCCGTTGGTATCCTTGTTCACATGCTGAGGACAGCACCTCCGCTGCGTCAAGATCCAAGCTGTTACTCATCCCACTCCTTGAGGACTAATGTAGAGGAAGGGATGAGCACAgcttctgggttttttttgcCGAGAAAGACGGCAGATGCGCTGGAAGAGCTCCGGAGTTACAGAGAAATGAAAGACCTCTTGCTCTCCAAGAGTGGAACTCGGGTGGTCAGCAAAGAAGAAGCATAA
- the LOC118056186 gene encoding uncharacterized protein isoform X1 produces MDSSVNCPFCHLTLPSSQLQSRHANSHFDEDDGLAEKDEQLARDLELAQQLSIQPPSSTFTLQENNTMDEKISCLIALQYRSSFYHVKSPGGLISLLSNCFELDADTNTTVLLSGYVDHFQSLASEDAGWGCGWRNIQMLSSHLLSHRHDASELLFGGSGFVPDIPFLQRWLEIAWEKGFDALGSHHFNNSVYGSKHWIGTTECAAIFRSFGLRARIVDFGPKELQSFFLSVPGTSLTPPVVTANASDKRKAFQVYGPMDRYLVGRNSDVSQLDSIVNDQSQSSTNYVAGGSDQSMANRFPRKKEGHQVLLDWVWNYFSEESLTTSVQNRHVVITNRVPLYFQHDGHSRTIVGIQFRRQQNGVPQHNLLILDPAHRTVALERSLRENAGWKKLIKRGAHTLKKPQYQLCYIDPGIAIGEEMEQLKKIDSVFIEF; encoded by the exons atggattCTTCTGTAAATTGTCCCTTTTGTCATCTAACCCTTCCTTCGTCACAGCTTCAAAG CAGGCATGCCAACAGCCACTTTGACGAGGATGATGGTCTTGCTGAAAAGGATGAGCAACTTGCAAGGGACCTGGAATTGGCCCAACAACTTTCTATTCAGCCCCCTTCTTCTACATTCACACTCCAAGAGAACAACACCATGGATGAAAAGATTTCTTGTTTGATTGCTTTGCAGTATAGGAGCTCCTTTTACCATGTCAAATCCCCTGGTGGTTTGATCTCCTTGTTGTCCAACTGTTTCGAATTAGATGCTGATACCAACACCACTGTCTTGTTGTCTGGATATGTTGACCATTTTCAGAGCTTGGCTTCTGAAGATGCTGGCTGGGGTTGTGGTTGGCGTAATATCCAAATGCTTAGCTCCCATTTGCTTTCCCATAGGCATGATGCTAGTGAGCTTTTGTTCGGTGGCTCTGGTTTTGTCCCTGACATTCCGTTTCTTCAGAGATGGCTTGAGATTGCCTGGGAAAAAGGTTTTGATGCCCTTGGCTCTCATCATTTCAACAATTCTGTCTATGGTTCTAAACATTGGATTGGAACTACTGAATGTGCTGCCATTTTTCGCTCTTTTGGCCTTCGTGCTAGGATTGTAGATTTTGGCCCTAAGGAATTgcaaagcttttttctttccGTTCCTGGTACCAGTCTTACCCCACCTGTTGTGACAGCCAATGCCAGTGACAAGAGAAAAGCCTTTCAGGTTTATGGACCCATGGATAGATATTTGGTGGGACGAAATAGTGATGTTTCACAGCTAGACTCCATTGTGAATGATCAGTCTCAGTCCTCTACCAATTACGTGGCTGGTGGAAGTGATCAGTCTATGGCAAATAGATTTCCGAGAAAGAAAGAGGGTCATCAGGTTCTCCTCGACTGGGTTTGGAATTATTTTTCAGAGGAAAGCTTAACCACATCTGTCCAAAATCGACATGTTGTCATCACCAACAGAGT ACCCTTGTACTTCCAACATGATGGTCACTCAAGAACTATTGTTGGGATTCAATTCAGACGTCAACAGAATGGAGTGCCACAGCACAACCTCTTAATTTTGGACCCTGCTCAT AGAACTGTAGCTCTAGAAAGATCACTTAGAGAAAATGCTGGATGGAAGAAGCTAATAAAAAGAGGAGCTCACACATTGAAGAAGCCCCAATACCAG TTGTGCTACATTGATCCTGGGATAGCAATTGGAGAGGAGATGGAGCAGCTCAAGAAAATAGACAGTGTCTTCATTGAATTTTAG
- the LOC118056186 gene encoding uncharacterized protein isoform X2, whose amino-acid sequence MDSSVNCPFCHLTLPSSQLQRHANSHFDEDDGLAEKDEQLARDLELAQQLSIQPPSSTFTLQENNTMDEKISCLIALQYRSSFYHVKSPGGLISLLSNCFELDADTNTTVLLSGYVDHFQSLASEDAGWGCGWRNIQMLSSHLLSHRHDASELLFGGSGFVPDIPFLQRWLEIAWEKGFDALGSHHFNNSVYGSKHWIGTTECAAIFRSFGLRARIVDFGPKELQSFFLSVPGTSLTPPVVTANASDKRKAFQVYGPMDRYLVGRNSDVSQLDSIVNDQSQSSTNYVAGGSDQSMANRFPRKKEGHQVLLDWVWNYFSEESLTTSVQNRHVVITNRVPLYFQHDGHSRTIVGIQFRRQQNGVPQHNLLILDPAHRTVALERSLRENAGWKKLIKRGAHTLKKPQYQLCYIDPGIAIGEEMEQLKKIDSVFIEF is encoded by the exons atggattCTTCTGTAAATTGTCCCTTTTGTCATCTAACCCTTCCTTCGTCACAGCTTCAAAG GCATGCCAACAGCCACTTTGACGAGGATGATGGTCTTGCTGAAAAGGATGAGCAACTTGCAAGGGACCTGGAATTGGCCCAACAACTTTCTATTCAGCCCCCTTCTTCTACATTCACACTCCAAGAGAACAACACCATGGATGAAAAGATTTCTTGTTTGATTGCTTTGCAGTATAGGAGCTCCTTTTACCATGTCAAATCCCCTGGTGGTTTGATCTCCTTGTTGTCCAACTGTTTCGAATTAGATGCTGATACCAACACCACTGTCTTGTTGTCTGGATATGTTGACCATTTTCAGAGCTTGGCTTCTGAAGATGCTGGCTGGGGTTGTGGTTGGCGTAATATCCAAATGCTTAGCTCCCATTTGCTTTCCCATAGGCATGATGCTAGTGAGCTTTTGTTCGGTGGCTCTGGTTTTGTCCCTGACATTCCGTTTCTTCAGAGATGGCTTGAGATTGCCTGGGAAAAAGGTTTTGATGCCCTTGGCTCTCATCATTTCAACAATTCTGTCTATGGTTCTAAACATTGGATTGGAACTACTGAATGTGCTGCCATTTTTCGCTCTTTTGGCCTTCGTGCTAGGATTGTAGATTTTGGCCCTAAGGAATTgcaaagcttttttctttccGTTCCTGGTACCAGTCTTACCCCACCTGTTGTGACAGCCAATGCCAGTGACAAGAGAAAAGCCTTTCAGGTTTATGGACCCATGGATAGATATTTGGTGGGACGAAATAGTGATGTTTCACAGCTAGACTCCATTGTGAATGATCAGTCTCAGTCCTCTACCAATTACGTGGCTGGTGGAAGTGATCAGTCTATGGCAAATAGATTTCCGAGAAAGAAAGAGGGTCATCAGGTTCTCCTCGACTGGGTTTGGAATTATTTTTCAGAGGAAAGCTTAACCACATCTGTCCAAAATCGACATGTTGTCATCACCAACAGAGT ACCCTTGTACTTCCAACATGATGGTCACTCAAGAACTATTGTTGGGATTCAATTCAGACGTCAACAGAATGGAGTGCCACAGCACAACCTCTTAATTTTGGACCCTGCTCAT AGAACTGTAGCTCTAGAAAGATCACTTAGAGAAAATGCTGGATGGAAGAAGCTAATAAAAAGAGGAGCTCACACATTGAAGAAGCCCCAATACCAG TTGTGCTACATTGATCCTGGGATAGCAATTGGAGAGGAGATGGAGCAGCTCAAGAAAATAGACAGTGTCTTCATTGAATTTTAG